Proteins encoded by one window of Canis lupus dingo isolate Sandy chromosome 10, ASM325472v2, whole genome shotgun sequence:
- the TCF20 gene encoding transcription factor 20 isoform X1 — protein MQSFREQSSYHGDQQSYPQEVHGSSRIEEFSPRQAQMFQNFGGAGGGSGGSGGSSGGGRRGTAAAAAMASETSGHQGYQGFRKEAGDFYYMAGSKDPVTTGTPQPPQRRPSGPVQSYGPPQGSSFGNQYGSEGHVGQFQAQHSALGGVSHYQQDYSGPFSPGSAQYQQQASSQQQQQVQQLRQQLYQSHQPLPQATGQPASGSSHLQPMQRPSTLPSSAAGYQLRVGQFGQHYQSSAASSSSSFPSPQRFSQSGQSYDGSYSVNAGSQYEGHSVGSNAQAYGTQSNYSYQPQSMKNFEQAKIPQGTQQGQQPPQQQAQQPQQHPPQHVMQYTNAATKLPLQAQVGQYSQPEVPVRSPMQFHQNFSPISNPSPAASVVQSPSCSSTPSPLMQSGENLQCGQGSVPMGSRNRILQLMPQLSPTPSMMPSPNSHAAGFKGFGLEGVPEKRLTDPGLSSLSALSTQVANLPNTVQHMLLSDALTPQKKTSKRPSSSSKKADSCTNSEGSSQPEEQLKSPMAESLDGGCSSSSEDPGERVRQLSGQSTSSDTTYKGGASEKAGSSPAQGTQNEAPRLNASPAAREEAASPGAKDTPLSAEGNPKVNEKTVGVIVSREAMTGRVEKPGGQDKGSQEDDPASTQRPPSTGGTKETSHPPVPQPEPPGGGSKGNKTVDNNSNHNGEGNGQGGHSAVGPGFIGRSEPSKSPGSLRYSYKDSFGSAVPRNVSSFPQYPTGQDKGDFTGHGERKGRNEKFPSLLQEVLQGYHHHPDRRYSRSTQEHQGMAGGLEGATRPNVLVSQTNELASRGLLNKSIGSLLENPHWGPWERKSSSTAPEMKQINLADYPIPRKFEIEPQSSAHEPGGSLSERRSVICDISPLRQIVRDPGAHSLGHIGTDTRLGRSERLNPSLSQSVILPGGLVSMETKLKSQSGQIKEEDFEQSKSQASFNNKKSGDHCHPASIKHESYRGNASPGAAHDSISDYGPQDSRPTPMRRVPGRVGGREGMRGRSPSQYHDFSEKLKMSPGRSRGPGGDPHHMNPHMTFSERANRSSLHAPFSPNSESLASAYHTNTRAHAYGDPNAGLNSQLHYKRQMYQQQQEEYKDWSSGSAQGVIAAAQHRQEGPRKSPRQQQFLDRVRSPLKNDKDGMMYGPPMGTYHDPSGQEGGRCLMSSDGLSNKTIELKHGSQKLQQESCWDLSRQTSPAKSSGPPGMSNQKRYGPPHEADGHGLTDTAQSSKPSNVMLRLPGQEDHSSQNPLIMRRRVRSFISPIPSKRQSQDVKNSNTEDKGRLLHPPKEGADRAFNSYAHLSHSQDVKSVPKRESSKDLPSPDSRNCPAVTLTSPAKTKILPPRKGRGLKLEAIVQKITSPNIRRSASSNSAEAGGDTVTLDDILSLKSGPPEGGSIAVQDAEMEKRKGELVSDLVCPTSQELNIEKPLPRSSEEWRGSGDDKVKTETHPDTVTAGKEPPGSMTSTTSQKPGSNQGRPDGSLGGTAPLIFSDSKNVPPAGVSAPEANPKAEEKENDTVTISPKQEGFPPKGYFPSGKKKGRPIGSVNKQKKQQPPPPPPQPPQIPEASADGEPKPKKQRQRRERRKPGAQPRKRKTKQAVPIVEPQEPEIKLKYATQPLDKTDAKNKSFFPYIHVVNKCELGAVCTIINAEEEEQTKLVRGRKGQRSLTPPPSSTESKALPASSFMLQGPVVTESSVMGHLVCCLCGKWASYRNMGDLFGPFYPQDYAATLPKNPPPKRATEMQSKVKVRHKSASNGSKTDTEEEEEQQQQQKEQRSLAAHPRFKRRHRSEDCSGGPRSLSRGLPCKKATAEGSSDKTALDSKPSAPTTSEGGPELELQIPELPLDSNEFWVHEGCILWANGIYLVCGRLYGLQEALEIAREMKCSHCQEAGATLGCYNKGCSFRYHYPCAIDADCLLHEENFSVRCPKHKPPLPFPLPPLQNKTAKGSLSTEQSERG, from the coding sequence ATGCAGTCCTTCCGGGAGCAAAGCAGTTACCACGGAGACCAGCAGAGCTACCCACAGGAGGTACACGGCTCATCCCGGATAGAAGAGTTCAGCCCGCGTCAGGCCCAGATGTTCCAGAATTTTGGGGGCgcgggtggtggcagtggtggcagcggcggcagcagcggtgGTGGGCGACGAGGAACGGCAGCTGCAGCAGCAATGGCTAGTGAAACCTCTGGCCATCAGGGCTACCAGGGTTTCAGGAAAGAGGCTGGAGACTTTTATTACATGGCAGGCAGCAAAGACCCTGTGACGACAGGAACCCCGCAGCCACCTCAACGAAGGCCTTCGGGGCCCGTGCAGAGCTACGGCCCCCCCCAGGGGAGCAGCTTTGGCAATCAGTATGGGAGCGAGGGGCATGTGGGCCAGTTTCAAGCACAGCACTCTGCCCTTGGTGGTGTGTCTCATTATCAGCAGGATTACTCGGGGCCTTTCTCTCCAGGGAGTGCTCAGTACCAACAGCAGGCTtccagccagcagcagcagcaggtacAGCAGTTGAGACAGCAGCTTTATCAGTCCCACCAGCCTCTGCCACAAGCCACTGGCCAGCCAGCATCTGGGTCGTCCCATCTGCAGCCGATGCAGCGGCCCTCAACTCTGCCGTCCTCTGCCGCCGGTTACCAGCTGAGAGTGGGTCAGTTCGGCCAGCACTACCAGTCttctgctgcctcctcctcctcctccttcccttcaccGCAGCGCTTCAGCCAGTCTGGCCAGAGCTATGATGGCAGTTACAGTGTGAATGCTGGATCCCAGTATGAGGGACACAGTGTGGGTTCTAATGCACAGGCTTACGGAACACAATCAAATTACAGCTATCAGCCTCAGTCTATGAAAAACTTCGAGCAGGCGAAGATTCCACAAGGGacacagcaggggcagcagccGCCCCAGCAGCAGGcacagcagccacagcagcaCCCCCCGCAGCATGTGATGCAGTATACCAACGCTGCCACCAAGCTGCCCCTgcaggcccaggtggggcagTACAGCCAGCCTGAGGTTCCTGTGAGGTCCCCCATGCAGTTCCACCAGAACTTCAGCCCTATCTCAAACCCTTCCCCGGCGGCCTCTGTGGTTCAGTCTCCAAGCTGTAGCTCCACCCCATCTCCTCTTATGCAGAGTGGAGAGAATCTCCAGTGTGGGCAAGGCAGTGTGCCCATGGGttccagaaacagaattttaCAGTTAATGCCCCAGCTCAGCCCGACCCCCTCAATGATGCCCAGTCCAAATTCTCATGCTGCGGGCTTCAAAGGGTTCGGACTAGAGGGAGTGCCAGAAAAGCGACTGACAGATCCTGGGCTGAGTAGTTTGAGTGCCCTGAGCACTCAAGTGGCCAATCTTCCCAATACTGTTCAGCACATGCTACTTTCTGATGCCCTGACGCCTCAGAAGAAGACCTCCAAGAGGCCCTCCTCATCTTCTAAGAAAGCAGACAGCTGCACAAACTCCGAAGGCTCCTCTCAGCCTGAAGAACAACTGAAGTCCCCTATGGCTGAGTCACTGGACGGGGGCTGCTCCAGCAGCTCTGAAGATCCAGGCGAGCGTGTGAGGCAGCTGAGTGGCCAGAGCACCAGTTCTGACACCACCTACAAGGGCGGAGCCTCCGAGAAAGCTGGCTCCTCGCCTGCACAGGGCACTCAGAACGAAGCCCCCAGACTCAATGCCAGTCCTGCGGCCAGAGAAGAGGCGGCCTCGCCTGGTGCTAAGGACACACCACTTTCGGCCGAGGGCAACCCAAAAGTCAATGAAAAAACAGTTGGGGTGATTGTTTCCCGGGAAGCTATGACAGGTCGAGTAGAAAAGCCTGGTGGGCAAGATAAAGGCTCCCAAGAGGATGATCCTGCATCCACCCAGAGGCCACCCAGCACTGGCGGGACAAAGGAAACCAGTCACCCACCAGTCCCGCAGCCAGAGCCCCCGGGGGGAGGGAGCAAAGGAAACAAGACCGTAGATAATAACTCCAACCACAATGGAGAGGGAAACGGCCAGGGCGGGCACTCGGCAGTGGGCCCTGGTTTTATAGGCAGGAGTGAGCCTAGCAAATCCCCGGGCAGCCTGCGCTATAGTTACAAAGATAGTTTTGGGTCAGCTGTGCCAAGGAACGTCAGTAGCTTTCCTCAGTATCCTACAGGACAAGATAAGGGGGATTTCACTGGCCACGGGGAGCGAAAGGGGAGAAATGAGAAGTTCCCTAGCCTCCTGCAGGAAGTGCTTCAAGgttaccaccaccaccctgacAGGAGATATTCTAGGAGTACTCAGGAGCATCAGGGCATGGCCGGTGGCCTGGAAGGAGCCACGAGGCCTAATGTCTTAGTCAGTCAAACCAATGAGTTAGCTAGCAGGGGCCTTTTGAACAAAAGTATTGGGTCCCTGTTAGAAAACCCACACTGGGGCCCCTGGGAAAGGAAGTCAAGCAGCACAGCTCCCGAAATGAAACAGATCAATCTGGCCGACTATCCGATTCCCAGAAAATTTGAAATAGAGCCTCAGTCATCAGCCCATGAGCCTGGGGGTTCCCTTTCTGAAAGGAGATCCGTGATCTGTGATATTTCTCCACTGAGACAGATTGTCAGGGACCCAGGGGCTCACTCACTGGGACACATAGGTACTGACACCAGACTTGGGAGGAGTGAGCGGCTCAATCCAAGTTTAAGTCAGTCGGTCATTCTTCCAGGTGGGTTGGTATCCATGGAAACAAAGCTGAAATCCCAGAGCGGGCAGATAAAAGAGGAAGACTTTGAACAATCCAAATCTCAAGCCAGTTTCAACAACAAGAAATCTGGAGACCACTGCCATCCTGCTAGCATCAAGCATGAGTCTTACCGAGGCAATGCCAGCCCAGGAGCTGCCCACGATTCCATCTCAGACTATGGCCCACAAGACAGCAGACCCACACCAATGCGGCGGGTCCCTGGCAGAGTCGGTGGTCGAGAGGGCATGAGGGGGCGTTCCCCTTCACAGTATCATGACTTCTCAGAAAAACTGAAGATGTCtcctgggaggagcagaggcccaGGGGGAGATCCTCATCACATGAACCCACACATGACCTTTTCAGAGAGGGCCAACCGGAGTTCTTTACACGCTCCCTTCTCTCCCAACTCAGAGAGCTTAGCCTCTGCTTACCACACAAATACTCGGGCTCATGCTTacggggaccccaatgcaggtTTGAATTCTCAGCTCCATTATAAGAGACAGATGTACCAGCAGCAACAAGAGGAGTATAAAGACTGGAGCAGTGGttctgctcagggagtgattgCTGCAGCACAGCACAGGCAGGAGGGCCCGCGGAAGAGCCCAAGGCAGCAGCAGTTTCTTGACAGAGTGCGGAGCCCTCTGAAAAATGACAAAGATGGTATGATGTATGGCCCACCGATGGGGACTTACCATGATCCCAGCGGTCAGGAAGGGGGGCGCTGCCTCATGTCTAGTGATGGTCTGTCTAACAAAACCATCGAATTGAAGCATGGCTCCCAGAAGTTACAACAAGAATCGTGTTGGGATCTTTCCCGGCAAACTTCTCCAGCCAAAAGCAGCGGTCCTCCGGGAATGTCCAATCAGAAGAGGTACGGGCCGCCCCATGAGGCCGACGGACATGGGCTCACTGACACGGCACAGTCATCCAAACCCAGTAATGTTATGCTCAGGCTTCCAGGCCAAGAGGATCATTCTTCTCAAAACCCCTTAATCATGCGGAGGCGGGTGCGTTCCTTTATCTCTCCCATTCCCAGCAAGAGGCAGTCACAAGATGTGAAGAACAGCAACACTGAAGATAAAGGGCGCCTCCTTCACCCACCGAAAGAAGGCGCTGATAGAGCGTTCAATTCCTACGCACATCTTTCTCACAGTCAGGATGTCAAGTCTGTCCCTAAGAGGGAATCTTCCAAGGACCTTCCAAGTCCAGACAGTAGAAACTGCCCTGCTGTTACCCTCACAAGTCCTGCTAAGACCAAAATACTGCCCCCCAGGAAAGGCCGAGGGTTGAAACTGGAAGCTATAGTTCAGAAGATCACATCCCCAAACATCAGGAGGAGTGCATCCTCGAACAGTGCGGAGGCTGGGGGAGACACGGTTACTCTGGATGACATACTGTCTTTGAAGAGTGGCCCTCCTGAAGGTGGGAGCATTGCTGTCCAGGATGCcgaaatggagaagagaaaaggtgAGCTGGTATCAGACCTAGTCTGTCCGACAAGCCAGGAGTTAAACATAGAAAAGCCCCTGCCGAGGTCTTCAGAGGAGTGGCGTGGCAGTGGGGACGACAAGGTGAAGACCGAGACACACCCAGACACAGTCACTGCTGGAAAGGAACCCCCTGGCTCCATGACATCCACGACCTCACAGAAGCCTGGGAGTAACCAGGGGAGACCAGATGGTTCCCTTGGTGGGACTGCACCTTTAATCTTTTCTGACTCAAAGAATGTACCTCCAGCAGGCGTGTCGGCCCCTGAGGCAAACCCCAAGgctgaagaaaaagagaacgaTACAGTGACGATTTCCCCCAAACAAGAGGGTTTCCCCCCTAAGGGGTACTTCCCATCAGGAAAGAAGAAGGGGAGACCCATTGGTAGTGTgaataagcaaaagaaacagcagcCACCGCCTCCACCCCCTCAGCCCCCTCAGATACCAGAAGCTTCTGCAGATGGAGAGCCAAAGCCAAAAAAGCAGAGGCAAAGGCGGGAGAGAAGGAAGCCTGGGGCACAGCCAAGGAAGCGGAAAACCAAACAAGCAGTTCCCATTGTGGAACCCCAAGAACCTGAGATCAAACTAAAGTATGCCACCCAGCCACTGGATAAAACCGATGCCAAGAACAAGTCTTTTTTCCCTTATATCCATGTAGTAAATAAGTGCGAACTTGGAGCCGTTTGTACAATCATCAATGCTGAAGAGGAAGAACAGACCAAATTGGTGAGGGGTCGGAAAGGTCAGAGGTCTCTGACCCCACCACCCAGCAGCACTGAAAGCAAGGCACTCCCAGCTTCGTCCTTCATGCTGCAGGGCCCTGTTGTGACAGAGTCTTCTGTCATGGGGCACCTAGTTTGCTGTCTGTGTGGCAAGTGGGCCAGTTACCGGAACATGGGCGACCTCTTTGGACCCTTTTATCCGCAAGATTATGCTGCCACTCTCCCCAAGAACCCGCCTCCCAAGCGGGCCACGGAGATGCAGAGCAAAGTAAAGGTACGGCACAAAAGCGCTTCGAACGGCTCCAAGACGGacactgaggaggaggaggagcagcagcagcagcagaaggagcagaggagccTGGCCGCCCACCCCAGGTTTAAGCGGCGACACCGCTCGGAGGACTGCAGCGGAGGCCCTCGGTCCCTGTCCCGGGGGCTCCCTTGTAAGAAAGCCACCGCCGAGGGCAGCAGCGACAAGACTGCCTTGGACTCCAAGCCCTCTGCGCCCACCACCTCGGAAGGGGGCCCTGAGCTGGAGTTACAAATCCCTGAACTACCTCTTGACAGCAATGAATTTTGGGTCCACGAGGGTTGTATTCTCTGGGCCAATGGAATCTACCTGGTCTGCGGCAGGCTCTACGGCCTGCAGGAGGCGCTGGAAATAGCCAGAGAGATG